One genomic window of Desulfurococcus mucosus DSM 2162 includes the following:
- the glmS gene encoding glutamine--fructose-6-phosphate transaminase (isomerizing), whose amino-acid sequence MCGIIGLCLRDKKALRLGEAIYRGLLRLEYRGYDSAGVAVVSDGKLVVLKGKGKLRDLEEKYSFTKLEGVTGIGHTRWATHGAPSDVNAHPHTDCGNVFAVVHNGVLENYLELKKALSARGHVFRSETDTEVVAHLIEEYYRETGDVYQAFRRAVAALKGAYALLMVTPLEPDKIFFARKDSPLVIGVGPGYNLVASDIPALLEHTRRIIVVRDGWVGYITPSSIHVEDASSGRLVNAADYVRIVEWDISDAEKEGYPHFMLKEIHEQPRALRSTLHGLMSDAMMGEAAEMLADADTVFVTGAGTSYHASEYFALISMRLAERPVIAFIASEYGSYVNAAGPRDVLVAVSQSGETMDTLKALRAFKKRGSRVISLTNAVDSAIARESDVAVYTRAGPEIGVAATKTFLTQTLALTWLAVETATRIGSLRGGEEMELLKELESTPKHVEESISTTSELVKKLAERIAGSKSMYYLSRGVGLPVAREGALKIKEIAYVHAEAYPAGESKHGPIALVEPSFPVVFTIPNDAELQRMLLGNIEEMRARGGVIVGVLPRGSELRERVDLAIEVPRAHWIATALTHTPPLQLLAYHVASLKGLDPDKPRNLAKTVTVE is encoded by the coding sequence GTGTGCGGGATAATAGGGCTGTGCCTACGGGACAAGAAGGCCCTCAGGCTCGGGGAAGCCATCTACAGGGGTCTTCTAAGGCTCGAGTACAGGGGCTACGACTCCGCTGGCGTGGCCGTGGTATCCGATGGTAAGCTAGTCGTGTTGAAGGGTAAGGGTAAGCTACGGGACCTGGAGGAGAAGTACTCTTTCACCAAGCTTGAAGGCGTTACAGGAATCGGCCACACTAGGTGGGCAACGCATGGAGCACCCAGCGATGTGAACGCGCATCCACACACCGACTGCGGTAATGTCTTCGCCGTGGTGCACAACGGGGTTCTAGAGAACTACCTGGAGCTGAAGAAGGCCCTCTCGGCCAGGGGCCACGTGTTCAGGAGTGAGACAGACACGGAGGTAGTAGCCCACCTCATCGAGGAATACTATCGTGAAACCGGTGACGTATACCAGGCTTTCAGGAGGGCTGTTGCAGCACTTAAAGGAGCATACGCTCTCCTAATGGTTACGCCGCTGGAGCCCGATAAAATATTCTTCGCGAGGAAGGATAGCCCCCTTGTAATAGGCGTGGGGCCCGGGTACAATCTAGTAGCCAGCGATATACCAGCGCTGCTCGAGCACACTAGGAGGATCATAGTTGTCCGGGATGGGTGGGTAGGCTACATAACCCCCTCATCGATACACGTGGAGGACGCTTCCTCAGGCCGCTTGGTGAACGCAGCCGACTACGTCAGGATTGTTGAATGGGATATCAGTGACGCCGAGAAGGAGGGTTACCCTCACTTCATGCTCAAGGAGATACATGAGCAGCCCAGGGCCCTTAGGAGCACCCTGCACGGGTTGATGAGTGACGCCATGATGGGTGAAGCAGCCGAGATGCTTGCCGACGCTGACACAGTGTTCGTAACCGGGGCTGGCACGAGTTACCATGCATCAGAATACTTCGCGTTAATCTCCATGAGGCTCGCTGAGAGACCAGTTATAGCATTCATAGCAAGCGAGTACGGGTCGTATGTGAATGCAGCCGGACCCAGGGACGTGCTCGTGGCTGTGAGCCAGAGCGGGGAGACCATGGATACCCTTAAGGCGTTACGCGCGTTCAAGAAGAGAGGGAGCCGTGTCATCAGTTTAACCAATGCCGTCGACTCAGCGATCGCCCGGGAGAGCGATGTAGCGGTCTACACTAGGGCAGGGCCCGAAATAGGTGTAGCGGCGACGAAGACCTTTCTAACCCAGACACTTGCCCTGACATGGCTGGCGGTTGAGACGGCTACCAGGATCGGGAGCCTTAGAGGCGGGGAGGAAATGGAGCTACTGAAGGAGCTTGAATCCACACCCAAGCATGTTGAGGAATCCATCTCTACGACCAGCGAGCTCGTTAAGAAGCTGGCTGAAAGAATCGCCGGCTCGAAGAGCATGTACTACTTGAGCAGGGGGGTAGGGTTACCGGTGGCAAGGGAGGGGGCGCTCAAGATAAAGGAGATAGCATATGTGCATGCCGAGGCATACCCAGCAGGCGAATCGAAGCATGGACCCATAGCACTAGTTGAGCCATCGTTCCCAGTGGTCTTCACCATCCCGAACGATGCCGAGCTCCAGAGAATGCTACTGGGCAACATTGAGGAGATGCGTGCCAGGGGAGGAGTCATAGTGGGAGTGCTGCCAAGGGGCTCCGAGCTCAGGGAGAGAGTTGACCTGGCGATCGAAGTCCCCAGGGCTCACTGGATAGCAACAGCTCTGACACACACGCCGCCACTCCAGTTGCTAGCATACCATGTGGCATCATTGAAGGGACTAGACCCGGATAAACCCAGGAATCTCGCTAAAACCGTCACCGTTGAGTAG
- a CDS encoding glycoside hydrolase: MGVSRRVIAVLMLILIALPFTPQLRIAASQEPVVVDGVGFDWPYASCHALDPSSDLLDASSYYYDSRDLAAWYYLVGSQYVFMRLDFMDLAYGAEAASGGSVGDALNIYVLIGWSNAPGYQEWVPDYVKYQGYGIHLPDYNWVLAIAIYDSAHYTVYDYKWSPILSNTGIQVAFNSRWDLLEIGVPASILSNYGWTPTTRVWAKVATVLVVNGQATIADVMPNTISIGNGRAEWSGALFSDSSCGTAKVIMVHHGNQHLTDNRALNPPSSVNSYGYILYVHEYLSNKTGRRIPVSIHMSGTLIASFLWWDPGFISYVKGLTARGLVAILGGVWAEHITAYFYDNFNDPSANFTKWYVRQVFGYNPVTAWVPERTWDDERTGIAYTLSKYYSAVILDANTHHDEWSPSTNPYKPHKYDTSRTAGRTLYVLFIDWDTQQKLLSNTDGGLHMDLRRKYIWAATNSDQQMVFIYADDWEKAAGIAGWYTGNPYLYNNSLTWIAMHPWIQVVTTDDVVNWLNSGAWSPVTGYYCGYDTYQYLKTWVQNYPYDYRRAYDGWYWGTSSEKSFAWYGSGQTSPKYVLPDTVIPFGDVFGYTVFNGSANNTVIYRLLSPGGLFDKTPRNELWWLALATANAMLYETAWHDESDWDGDGLQDCPGWGLTVWNHLRLVNVLLNAAKWLDDVRAGRVTKSSFILDDLDWDGRSEAVIYNQYLFIFIDDKGGAAPYIFLYNKTRNTVFMGVGAPPVYWGTSRDMWFGDAHVGFFADDYFTGTGKNYYNASYTIYSAYYDTTYRRVVVTLRAPDLDADGKPDFYKYYVLYDSSNTLYVDYLGSGKNGTLYAAIGFSVDVFNNLIYGNSLSQRNSPSGTSIFGYRNTRTGAYVYVAPIQGITWTGSQDLVKYTLQYRAKVAVSISSTTWSYAKAYFGYS, from the coding sequence ATGGGGGTTTCCCGCCGTGTAATAGCAGTACTAATGTTGATTCTCATAGCACTCCCATTCACGCCACAGCTGAGGATCGCTGCCTCACAGGAACCCGTGGTGGTTGACGGCGTCGGCTTCGATTGGCCGTATGCATCATGCCATGCCCTCGACCCCTCAAGCGATCTCCTCGACGCTAGTTCATACTATTATGATAGCCGGGATCTAGCCGCCTGGTATTACCTTGTGGGCTCCCAGTATGTATTCATGAGATTGGACTTCATGGATCTAGCATACGGGGCTGAGGCAGCCAGCGGCGGCAGCGTCGGTGACGCCCTAAACATATATGTCCTCATAGGCTGGAGTAATGCACCAGGATACCAGGAGTGGGTTCCAGACTACGTTAAATACCAGGGCTACGGGATACACCTACCAGACTACAACTGGGTTCTAGCGATAGCCATCTACGACTCAGCACACTACACGGTATACGACTACAAGTGGAGTCCAATCCTCTCGAACACAGGCATCCAAGTAGCCTTCAACAGCCGATGGGATCTACTTGAAATCGGGGTCCCAGCCTCCATTCTCTCAAACTATGGCTGGACCCCTACAACCAGGGTGTGGGCCAAGGTTGCAACAGTGCTCGTAGTCAACGGTCAGGCCACGATAGCCGACGTCATGCCTAACACTATCAGTATTGGAAACGGGAGAGCCGAGTGGAGCGGAGCCTTGTTCAGTGATTCAAGCTGTGGAACAGCTAAGGTTATCATGGTACACCATGGAAACCAGCATTTAACCGACAACAGGGCCCTTAACCCTCCGTCATCAGTCAACAGCTATGGGTACATACTTTACGTTCACGAGTATCTGTCGAATAAGACGGGGAGACGTATCCCTGTCTCAATACACATGAGCGGCACGCTGATAGCGAGCTTCCTCTGGTGGGACCCGGGCTTCATAAGCTACGTGAAGGGTCTAACCGCAAGGGGGCTGGTGGCAATCCTCGGGGGAGTGTGGGCTGAGCACATTACAGCATACTTCTACGATAATTTCAATGATCCGTCAGCGAACTTCACCAAATGGTATGTGAGACAGGTGTTCGGCTACAACCCGGTCACCGCATGGGTTCCAGAGAGAACCTGGGACGATGAGAGGACCGGGATAGCCTACACGCTCAGCAAGTATTACTCGGCCGTGATACTGGATGCTAACACGCATCACGACGAGTGGAGTCCCTCCACGAACCCGTATAAGCCGCACAAGTACGATACAAGCAGGACTGCGGGTAGAACCCTTTACGTTCTCTTCATAGACTGGGATACCCAGCAGAAACTCCTCTCAAACACCGATGGTGGACTCCACATGGATTTAAGAAGGAAGTATATATGGGCTGCAACCAATAGTGATCAACAGATGGTTTTCATCTATGCTGACGACTGGGAGAAGGCTGCAGGTATAGCGGGCTGGTACACCGGCAACCCCTATCTCTACAATAACTCGCTGACATGGATAGCGATGCACCCATGGATCCAGGTGGTTACAACGGATGACGTGGTCAACTGGCTTAACAGCGGTGCATGGAGCCCGGTTACAGGGTACTATTGTGGCTACGATACATACCAGTACTTGAAGACCTGGGTTCAGAACTATCCATACGACTATAGGAGAGCCTACGATGGCTGGTACTGGGGCACGAGCTCGGAGAAGAGCTTCGCCTGGTATGGTAGCGGGCAGACGAGCCCTAAGTACGTGCTTCCAGACACCGTTATACCCTTCGGCGATGTCTTCGGCTACACAGTTTTCAACGGTTCAGCGAACAACACGGTGATATACAGGCTCCTGTCGCCTGGAGGCTTGTTCGATAAGACGCCCCGCAACGAGCTCTGGTGGCTTGCACTTGCAACAGCCAACGCTATGCTCTACGAGACAGCGTGGCATGATGAATCCGACTGGGATGGAGACGGCCTCCAGGACTGCCCTGGATGGGGTCTCACCGTGTGGAATCACCTGAGGCTTGTCAACGTTTTGCTAAACGCGGCGAAATGGCTTGACGATGTTAGGGCGGGGAGGGTTACAAAGTCATCGTTCATCCTCGACGACCTGGACTGGGATGGCAGGAGCGAGGCCGTGATATACAACCAGTACCTCTTCATATTCATTGATGACAAGGGCGGGGCAGCACCCTACATCTTCCTGTACAATAAGACCAGGAACACTGTCTTCATGGGTGTCGGTGCTCCACCAGTGTACTGGGGCACGAGCCGTGACATGTGGTTCGGGGACGCGCATGTAGGCTTCTTCGCAGACGACTACTTCACAGGGACAGGGAAGAACTACTACAACGCCTCCTACACCATCTACTCAGCCTACTATGACACCACCTATAGGAGAGTAGTGGTAACCCTGCGTGCACCGGATCTCGACGCCGATGGAAAACCCGACTTCTACAAGTACTACGTGCTATATGATTCATCAAACACACTGTACGTGGACTACCTGGGTAGCGGTAAAAACGGGACGCTGTATGCTGCCATTGGCTTCTCAGTCGACGTATTCAACAACCTCATATATGGCAACAGCCTCTCACAGAGAAACAGTCCTTCAGGCACATCCATCTTCGGCTACAGGAATACTAGAACCGGTGCCTACGTCTACGTTGCACCCATCCAAGGGATCACGTGGACAGGCAGCCAAGACCTAGTCAAGTACACGCTCCAGTACAGGGCTAAAGTAGCGGTCAGCATATCCTCAACGACCTGGTCCTACGCTAAGGCTTACTTCGGGTATAGCTGA
- a CDS encoding RNA methyltransferase — MIRVVLVGIEGAVNLGVIARTCVNFGVDELYIVKPVASLDEALNYAAKGRGFLENAVVTDSLDEAIKGVDMIVATSDEGYSESDMLRQAVDLSDFAERIFPRTRSVAILFGRESTGLTREEIGRADILVTIPANPAYPVLNVSQAVAVVLWELWKHRGMEAVNVPRKASRDLLGELLSLAVDVSRSVMSTEEKVARSRILWKRMLSKAMLTEKEARVLKYWLQRVRRQLRQDCLHE, encoded by the coding sequence GTGATACGGGTAGTGCTAGTGGGGATCGAGGGGGCAGTGAACCTGGGAGTCATAGCGAGGACATGCGTGAACTTCGGGGTTGACGAGCTCTACATAGTGAAGCCTGTGGCGAGCCTGGATGAAGCATTGAATTATGCTGCCAAGGGCAGGGGCTTCCTGGAGAACGCTGTGGTCACAGACTCACTCGACGAGGCGATCAAAGGCGTCGACATGATTGTAGCGACAAGCGATGAAGGATACAGTGAGAGCGATATGCTTAGACAGGCAGTGGATCTCAGCGACTTCGCCGAGAGAATATTCCCGAGGACACGTAGTGTAGCAATACTTTTCGGCAGGGAGAGCACCGGGTTAACCAGGGAGGAGATAGGGAGAGCAGACATACTTGTAACAATACCGGCTAACCCGGCTTACCCCGTGCTCAATGTCAGCCAAGCAGTAGCCGTGGTGCTCTGGGAGCTATGGAAACACCGAGGAATGGAAGCCGTGAACGTGCCTAGAAAAGCCAGCAGGGATCTACTTGGGGAACTACTGAGTCTCGCGGTGGATGTCTCAAGAAGCGTCATGTCAACGGAGGAGAAAGTTGCCAGGTCAAGGATACTGTGGAAGAGGATGCTTAGCAAGGCGATGCTTACAGAGAAGGAGGCAAGGGTTTTGAAGTACTGGCTGCAAAGGGTTAGGCGGCAGTTGAGGCAGGATTGTTTACATGAATAA
- a CDS encoding RpiB/LacA/LacB family sugar-phosphate isomerase, protein MRVAVGSDDTYSVAGFIAEYLRRKGFEVKLVGALATGKPYPWPDVGFEVGSMVARGEVDYGVVICYTGTGVSIAANKVKGVRAALVTDARNAEGARKWNDANVLALSARLTSEELAKEIIDAFFAVREVDPSEAENIRKLKAVDTLGDTR, encoded by the coding sequence ATGCGCGTGGCTGTGGGCTCAGACGACACCTACAGTGTCGCCGGCTTCATAGCTGAATACTTGAGGAGGAAAGGGTTCGAGGTCAAGCTGGTGGGCGCCCTAGCCACTGGGAAGCCGTATCCATGGCCTGATGTGGGCTTCGAAGTAGGCTCCATGGTGGCCCGTGGTGAAGTAGACTATGGGGTTGTAATATGCTATACTGGTACAGGTGTCTCGATAGCTGCTAACAAGGTGAAAGGAGTTAGAGCAGCCCTAGTAACGGATGCCAGGAATGCTGAGGGTGCTAGGAAGTGGAATGACGCCAATGTCCTGGCGCTGAGCGCCAGGTTGACGAGCGAGGAGCTTGCGAAGGAGATAATAGACGCGTTTTTCGCTGTGAGGGAGGTAGATCCCTCCGAGGCAGAGAACATCAGGAAGCTGAAGGCGGTTGACACCCTGGGAGATACTCGTTAA
- a CDS encoding methyltransferase, whose product MKLVFVGDVYRPSDDTWLALKLLDSLKPKAGLCVDLGCGSGILGLYGLIKGYCERTVFVDIDEDALATTLRNIPLNNAQARSIVVSSDNAVLHGAADLVLANPPYLPAAEGKVLDAATEGGVHGYEAVLHFINVAHEVLRPGGLLILVYSSLSNQLVVEEHLSRKGFTMVAFTSKNMFYETLYVAGVVKARDTGSASGDRGGSEPGSHSEDMRELRG is encoded by the coding sequence TTGAAACTAGTATTCGTGGGGGATGTATACAGGCCGAGCGACGATACATGGCTAGCATTAAAGCTACTGGATTCCCTGAAGCCGAAAGCCGGCCTCTGCGTCGACCTGGGCTGCGGTAGCGGTATCCTGGGTCTATACGGATTGATTAAGGGTTACTGTGAGAGAACCGTCTTCGTGGACATTGATGAAGACGCTCTTGCAACCACGTTGAGAAACATACCGTTGAACAATGCGCAGGCTAGGAGCATAGTAGTGTCCTCGGATAACGCTGTGTTACACGGTGCAGCAGACCTGGTTCTCGCCAATCCCCCCTACCTACCAGCCGCGGAGGGAAAGGTGCTTGACGCAGCTACCGAGGGCGGTGTCCACGGGTATGAAGCAGTCCTCCACTTCATTAACGTCGCCCATGAAGTACTGAGACCTGGAGGACTCCTCATACTGGTTTACTCATCTCTCTCAAACCAGCTTGTTGTAGAAGAACATCTTTCACGGAAGGGTTTCACAATGGTTGCATTCACATCTAAAAACATGTTTTACGAAACACTCTATGTTGCAGGGGTGGTTAAGGCCCGTGATACGGGTAGTGCTAGTGGGGATCGAGGGGGCAGTGAACCTGGGAGTCATAGCGAGGACATGCGTGAACTTCGGGGTTGA
- the pyrH gene encoding UMP kinase → MGAVETLVLKITGKVFDEGASLVARYIELLRMLLDEYRVVVVAGGGNMARKYISDARALGVSSNYWLDTIGIWASRLNSLLLASSLQPYAYPKPAASLEEVLDALSSHRVVAMGGLIPGQSTASTAVEVAEAVGVGKLYYFSAVGFVYDKDPLRHPDAKPLREVDATRLKAMLEQKQLPGEYALIDEKALDLAVRSNIVIQLISHREPEKLMEAMRGGNPGSVIYPR, encoded by the coding sequence GTGGGTGCTGTGGAAACACTGGTTCTGAAGATAACTGGTAAAGTATTCGATGAAGGAGCAAGCCTGGTTGCAAGATACATTGAGCTCTTAAGGATGCTGCTCGACGAGTACAGGGTAGTGGTAGTGGCCGGCGGCGGCAACATGGCGAGGAAATATATCTCCGATGCCAGGGCGCTCGGCGTCTCCTCCAACTACTGGCTTGACACTATAGGTATATGGGCGTCGAGGCTGAACAGCCTCCTACTCGCATCCTCGCTCCAGCCCTATGCATACCCTAAGCCCGCGGCGAGCCTGGAGGAGGTCCTAGACGCTTTGTCATCGCATAGGGTGGTGGCCATGGGGGGATTGATCCCTGGGCAGTCAACGGCCTCCACAGCTGTTGAAGTAGCTGAAGCCGTAGGCGTTGGAAAACTCTACTACTTCTCAGCCGTGGGCTTCGTCTACGATAAGGATCCCCTGAGACATCCTGATGCAAAGCCGCTGAGAGAGGTTGATGCCACCAGGCTTAAGGCGATGCTTGAGCAGAAGCAGCTGCCCGGTGAATATGCTTTAATAGATGAGAAAGCACTCGACTTGGCGGTGAGGAGTAACATAGTGATCCAGTTGATAAGCCACCGGGAACCCGAGAAACTCATGGAGGCTATGAGGGGAGGCAACCCAGGCAGCGTGATATATCCGCGTTGA
- a CDS encoding ribosomal RNA small subunit methyltransferase A: MGRPIEPDSMSRRTLFSWTLRVLQSHGLKPRRRLSQNFIVDPALLKGFTRNVEYLDTFEIGCGIGTLTMSLSRFVPRLICVEIDWRLLEAAVENIDAANVVLVNADATVYTPPSKQVVGNIPYHITSEILTGVARLNTVTRAVFTVQRDVAERITAAPGDRRYGRITILLNALFEIKVAGTYGSSSFYPEPGVEHSIIVMVRRAPFNRDVEALEALTRAVFTQRRRIALRVLERVLGVREDSPVHSYASRLLGGKRVYEVGWEVYLELARALREAGLL, from the coding sequence ATGGGGAGACCTATTGAACCGGACTCCATGAGCCGGCGAACACTGTTCTCGTGGACCCTCAGAGTGCTACAGAGCCATGGCTTGAAGCCCAGGAGGAGGCTTAGCCAGAACTTCATCGTGGATCCAGCATTGCTGAAAGGCTTCACGAGAAACGTCGAGTACCTTGATACGTTTGAAATAGGATGTGGAATAGGCACCTTAACCATGTCTCTGAGCAGGTTCGTCCCTAGACTCATATGTGTTGAAATAGATTGGAGGCTGCTTGAAGCCGCCGTGGAAAACATTGATGCAGCCAACGTAGTCCTCGTAAACGCCGATGCCACCGTGTACACCCCGCCCTCTAAGCAGGTGGTGGGGAACATACCCTACCATATTACATCCGAAATACTCACCGGGGTCGCCAGGTTGAACACTGTGACGCGAGCCGTGTTCACGGTTCAAAGAGATGTCGCGGAAAGAATCACTGCGGCACCTGGAGATAGAAGGTATGGGAGAATAACCATCCTACTCAACGCATTGTTCGAGATAAAGGTGGCTGGAACCTACGGTTCCTCCTCATTCTACCCGGAGCCAGGCGTCGAGCACTCGATAATAGTCATGGTTAGACGAGCACCCTTCAACCGGGATGTAGAAGCCCTTGAAGCATTGACGAGGGCTGTCTTCACTCAGAGGAGGAGGATAGCGCTAAGGGTTCTGGAACGAGTGCTCGGCGTACGGGAAGACAGCCCAGTACACTCGTATGCCAGTAGGCTACTGGGGGGTAAACGGGTTTACGAGGTAGGTTGGGAGGTGTATTTGGAATTAGCGAGAGCCCTGAGGGAAGCTGGATTACTGTAG
- a CDS encoding 50S ribosomal protein L21e: MVKAPKGYRHRTRKLLKKNIREKGSVPSLSLIMREYKEGEKVHIVINPSVHSGMPHRRYHGRTGIVVGKRGKAYVVKVMMGSKEKTLFVRPEHIRPAPLPQAQQA; the protein is encoded by the coding sequence ATGGTTAAAGCACCCAAGGGCTACAGGCATAGGACGAGGAAGCTGTTGAAGAAGAATATCCGGGAGAAGGGCTCAGTGCCGTCGCTAAGCCTGATAATGAGGGAGTACAAGGAGGGTGAGAAAGTACACATAGTTATAAACCCCTCAGTGCACAGCGGCATGCCCCATAGACGCTACCATGGTAGAACAGGCATCGTGGTTGGAAAACGCGGCAAAGCCTACGTTGTCAAAGTAATGATGGGGAGCAAGGAGAAGACCCTGTTTGTGAGGCCGGAACACATAAGGCCAGCACCGCTTCCCCAGGCCCAGCAGGCCTAG
- a CDS encoding RNA-guided endonuclease TnpB family protein encodes MGGEGFLTLCAVFRVSPEPVGEPLLLSLLRRYRDALNYSIKRIHGYMEENGLKKTPGDGAVHGLLYEELKSRFGLPSRIAIDCYREAKSILKSWLGNGGNGRLPRARRPRMWLTERYGYRVKDGYVEIIGGLRLKIIGWDRRYDQYPSRQAVLTYRNGKFLLRVAKMVPKPQPINPVDVLAVDVNEKYIVAGNHRVEHRFETAVEKAVRYRELAERLQRKYSNGSYRAWLRRRGIRDRVRRFHEKARSIIEDWARKTSHEIVVVARQNNYAIAREDLTYLVESLRKLPRQHRTRLVLLGYRRLGYWLDWQCEKHGVPCIAVNPKDTSSTCPLCGSRLVESGYRRLKCPSCGFEADRDTVAVLNIRRKALAQMGGSLTTPTAPQMTDVAPNRCGEPVNRPKGNPLLGRGGGQQYA; translated from the coding sequence ATGGGCGGTGAGGGTTTCCTAACCCTGTGCGCTGTCTTCAGGGTTAGCCCCGAGCCCGTGGGGGAGCCCCTTCTCTTAAGCCTGCTTAGGAGGTACCGTGATGCACTGAACTACTCGATCAAGAGGATTCACGGATATATGGAGGAGAACGGTTTGAAGAAAACGCCCGGCGACGGCGCGGTGCACGGACTGCTCTACGAAGAGCTGAAGTCGAGGTTCGGCCTCCCATCGAGGATTGCCATAGACTGCTACAGGGAGGCTAAATCCATCCTTAAAAGCTGGCTGGGCAACGGCGGAAACGGCAGGCTACCGAGGGCTAGGAGACCAAGGATGTGGCTAACGGAGAGGTACGGGTATAGGGTTAAGGACGGCTATGTCGAGATCATAGGCGGGTTGAGGCTGAAGATCATCGGCTGGGACAGGCGCTACGACCAGTACCCGAGCCGCCAGGCTGTCTTGACGTATAGGAACGGAAAGTTCCTGCTTAGGGTTGCAAAGATGGTTCCAAAGCCCCAGCCCATCAACCCCGTCGACGTCTTGGCGGTGGACGTCAACGAGAAGTATATTGTGGCGGGCAACCACCGGGTTGAACACAGGTTTGAGACCGCAGTCGAGAAGGCAGTGAGGTACAGGGAGCTCGCTGAAAGGTTGCAGAGGAAGTACTCTAATGGGAGCTATCGAGCGTGGCTTAGGCGGAGGGGCATACGGGACAGGGTGAGGCGTTTCCACGAGAAGGCTAGGAGCATTATCGAGGACTGGGCTAGGAAGACTTCGCACGAGATAGTGGTGGTAGCTAGGCAAAACAACTACGCCATTGCAAGAGAGGACTTGACGTACTTGGTAGAGTCTTTAAGAAAGCTACCGAGACAGCATAGAACGAGGCTGGTTCTGCTGGGCTACCGCAGGCTCGGCTACTGGCTTGACTGGCAGTGCGAGAAACACGGGGTGCCGTGCATAGCCGTCAACCCTAAGGATACCTCCTCCACCTGCCCCCTATGCGGCTCAAGGCTCGTCGAAAGCGGGTATAGGAGGTTGAAGTGCCCTAGTTGCGGTTTTGAAGCCGATAGGGACACTGTGGCCGTATTAAACATACGTAGAAAAGCCCTAGCCCAGATGGGGGGATCTCTGACCACCCCGACTGCCCCGCAGATGACGGATGTAGCCCCGAACAGATGCGGGGAACCCGTGAACCGCCCTAAAGGAAACCCCCTTTTAGGGCGGGGAGGAGGTCAGCAGTACGCGTAG
- a CDS encoding RNA polymerase Rpb4 family protein — translation MSSTTVLKALEEKQLSNSEAYAILRSVVEKTREETGTVSLLLSRVLEYLEKNHRIPPEKAGELRAFLESKGLKEETIVILMNICPSTLDELRYLMELEEKLPEQGVLEEILSTLSKYCVSESPG, via the coding sequence TTGTCGAGTACAACTGTTTTAAAAGCATTAGAGGAGAAGCAGTTGTCGAACAGTGAAGCCTACGCGATCCTCAGGAGCGTAGTGGAGAAGACGCGCGAGGAAACCGGCACCGTCTCCCTCCTGCTTTCAAGGGTGTTAGAGTACCTTGAGAAAAACCACAGGATCCCCCCTGAGAAAGCCGGAGAACTGAGGGCATTCCTCGAATCCAAGGGCCTGAAGGAGGAGACCATTGTAATCCTCATGAACATATGCCCCTCCACGCTGGACGAGCTAAGATACCTCATGGAGCTCGAGGAGAAGCTTCCCGAGCAAGGGGTGCTCGAGGAAATACTCTCCACCCTCAGCAAGTACTGTGTTAGCGAGTCACCCGGGTAG
- a CDS encoding DUF655 domain-containing protein, whose protein sequence is MGFHDRGPRHRRQAEKLEPALYVLDYLELGNPSDPHYEHRSQPFLQGVGTRYFSLLEATPLPAMKIEILEKVELGYPSKVKRIMHVSYGELTSVAKTNLPEAVKLIVLENEGVFVEFFNIVEPVNIRLHALELLPDIGKKTMNQILDERSKKRFESFEDIRNRTRVDPVKAIVNRVVKELAGGEKYYLFVRPREPGAMYLGYLEKLYGETY, encoded by the coding sequence TTGGGCTTCCATGATCGTGGACCCAGACATAGAAGGCAAGCCGAGAAGCTTGAACCAGCCCTCTACGTGCTCGACTACCTTGAGCTCGGAAACCCCTCTGATCCCCACTATGAGCACAGGAGTCAACCCTTCCTCCAGGGAGTGGGAACCAGGTATTTCTCTCTTTTAGAGGCCACTCCTCTCCCAGCCATGAAGATAGAGATCCTTGAGAAAGTGGAACTCGGGTATCCGAGTAAGGTTAAAAGAATAATGCATGTGAGTTACGGTGAACTAACCAGCGTGGCGAAGACTAATCTCCCCGAGGCAGTCAAGCTTATAGTATTGGAGAACGAGGGTGTTTTCGTCGAGTTCTTCAACATCGTTGAACCAGTAAACATAAGGCTACATGCACTGGAGCTCCTCCCGGACATCGGTAAGAAGACGATGAACCAGATCCTGGATGAGAGAAGCAAGAAGAGGTTTGAAAGCTTCGAGGACATAAGGAACAGGACCCGGGTGGACCCGGTTAAAGCCATAGTGAACAGGGTTGTAAAGGAGCTGGCGGGGGGAGAAAAATACTACTTGTTTGTGAGGCCCAGGGAGCCCGGCGCCATGTATCTAGGGTACTTGGAGAAGCTGTATGGGGAGACCTATTGA